From Aedes albopictus strain Foshan chromosome 1, AalbF5, whole genome shotgun sequence, one genomic window encodes:
- the LOC134284816 gene encoding uncharacterized protein LOC134284816: protein MDRFRQAATQVRIQYRVLKLTYWHYEPDKDFYRLVNIFLSLSGVCYTPANIWERIAWGCYQAISVCHYFLTLIHFVEALVEWKHLVPIIWNFVEFFMMCTAICKSNIIQHHMKEILATQKFVNRRQAASGDSEEDSKARKVLFKIIQTLPGTLIWVIGTVVVLAAITIGPDDPLFGQSQFFHRHLSGWKARIVHIVLNSALFPIWVGKTYCSTILISCLLMGLKTELTIMSQRFSVLCDNFEHTNLEKFQESLMVCLRQQNQILDQLIQLQSLVRYDFLVVYYGGLITIGSLIFIPTTDGLTIGSFILTLGITVFFIESFLWCWLVESFGNINDTIEEKIMDVIVMIPHDATRHSEYIRLRTQLMIMKIGTRFSAKFNCGGVFDITVEAVGKLLNITYSLVTFLLNFT from the exons ATGGATCGCTTTCGCCAAGCGGCCACTCAAGTGCGCATCCAGTACCGCGTTCTGAAGCTCACCTACTGGCACTACGAACCGGACAAGGACTTCTACCGGTTGGTGAACATTTTCCTCTCGCTTTCGGGAGTTTGCTACACTCCGGCCAACATTTGGGAACGCATCGCTTGGGGTTGCTATCAGGCGATTTCCGTTTGCCACTACTTCCTGACGTTGATCCATTTCGTCGAGGCGCTGGTCGAGTGGAAGCACCTGGTGCCCATCATCTGGAACTTTGTCGAGTTTTTCATGATGTGTACGGCAATTTGTAAGAGCAATATCATACAACACCACATGAAGGAGATTTTGGCCACGCAGAAGTTTGTGAATAGGAGACAGGCCGcgtccggagattcggaagaggATTCGAAGGCCAGGAAGGTGCTTTTTAAAATTATACAGACCTTGCCGGGGACGTTGATTTGGGTGATCGGAACGGTTGTTGTTCTGGCTGCCATTACGATTGGGCCGGATGACCCGCTGTTTGGACAGTCGCAGTTTTTTCATAGACACCTAAGTGGCTGGAAAGCTCGAATTGTACATATCGTCCTCAACTCCGCGCTGTTCCCAATCTGGGTCGGGAAAACTTACTGCTCTACTATACTGATATCCTGTTTGTTGATGGGACTGAAAACGGAACTTACGATTATGTCACAAagatttagtgttctttgtgacAATTTCGAACATACCAACTTGGAAAAGTTCCAGGAGTCCCTCATGGTGTGCCTCAGACAGCAAAATCAAATTCTAGATCAATTGATTCAACTGCAGTCGTTGGTGCGGTATGATTTCCTGGTGGTCTACTATGGAGGATTGATTACCATCGGATCGCTTATTTTTATTCCCACGACGGACGGTCTGACGATTGGAAGCTTCATTCTTACGTTGGGGATCACGGTGTTTTTCATCGAAAGCTTCCTCTGGTGCTGGTTGGTGGAATCGTTCGGAAATATT AATGACACCATCGAGGAGAAGATTATGGACGTGATTGTGATGATCCCTCACGATGCTACCCGGCACTCGGAGTACATTCGCCTCCGGACGCAGCTGATGATTATGAAAATTGGTACCCGATTCAGCGCCAAGTTCAACTGTGGGGGAGTTTTTGACATTACCGTTGAAGCTGTTGGGAAGTTGCTGAACATTACGTATTCGTTGGTTACATTCTTGCTGAATTTCACCTAG